One genomic window of Fusarium fujikuroi IMI 58289 draft genome, chromosome FFUJ_chr01 includes the following:
- a CDS encoding probable ZFR1 regulator of fumonisin biosynthesis, with amino-acid sequence MSTPQNVYARSPNLSNRSYDSSSVSSATSPKSLSQFAPGAMSTNPRLNVPATPQPIGIPPLPPVTQGFQPYGPMTTSSSLGHDSLASNESVASTPGPSSAHLTGPGGQGQKRAYRQRRKDPSCDACRERKVKCDATETTSCSECSSRNVKCQFTKETNRRMSSIKQVQDLEKQMERVKRENSGLRRMLQDREGPMDLDAEGGDENSFSLPAIGSEPKRRKRPAPVPELARARANVRDFSRGIWKLPAQYRERAPIFFDPPRPELPARHVVDQLLHAYCNSSHSMFPIIHMPSFRSTINDLYNSNASNRMSPAWLSMFFAVLATGSLFSPTSGSQPNSFYEPAEFLEMVNKMIDPWSNDFTLEHARALTLVTLCLNEMNLKSAAWGWLGRAVRVSQDLGMHVESGPWPVIEGEMRRRTWWMIYILDRTLATELSRPVLIDDDDCDVSLPAGVDDQFIHEGGMLVPTGAEPLTHSLLAVIHVVRSYSSLLTALRPQSMSSVHLSTLDTHLKKCLNTFPPACDPSSSVPLAPGFLAPLAYLFHARLLLHRHHLDPVYPLEARMASLESCTHIALETVSLLHRLNGSLLADSATTLLTTHIFRCALFLLLTGYIDPAVTAVRALASIDRQRDITIACGRYLSFFVSALAAKRVECTNYLTRSAPPHFGSSRPSIDQAALLQMLSRDEDLIVYVSADLQASTDASWLWAGLEREVHLHQSPSPFQHPTSATRNELFSPEARTGLDEVDNKDWGGWARLETAIRGLDGVPATTPTPSSATWTLPPPIKSETPGPAVELPRLGDVSRFGPEIPKLGEGSTAVSPVAGGSRTPSGSATAPTTSKERLSIANII; translated from the coding sequence ATGTCAACACCGCAGAACGTTTATGCTCGCTCGCCCAATCTCTCCAACAGATCCTACGACTCGTCTTCTGTCTCATCTGCAACTTCCCCCAAATCTTTGTCCCAGTTTGCGCCAGGGGCCATGAGTACCAACCCACGTTTGAATGTTCCGGCAACGCCCCAACCTATTGGCATCCCCCCTTTACCTCCAGTCACTCAGGGCTTTCAACCGTACGGCCCAATGACCACGTCATCTTCTCTTGGACACGATTCACTCGCTTCGAATGAATCTGTAGCCAGCACTCCGGGACCATCATCCGCCCACTTAACAGGACCAGGTGGTCAGGGACAGAAGAGAGCATACCGACAGCGAAGGAAGGACCCCAGTTGCGATGCTTGTCGAGAGAGAAAGGTGAAATGTGACGCAACCGAGACGACAAGTTGCTCGGAGTGTTCGAGTCGAAATGTCAAATGTCAATTCACCAAGGAGACGAACCGGCGCATGTCGTCTATCAAACAGGTGCAGGACTTGGAGAAGCAAATGGAACGAGTGAAAAGGGAGAACAGTGGATTGCGCCGTATGCTTCAGGATCGAGAAGGGCCCATGGACCTCGATGCTGAAGGAGGTGACGAGAATAGCTTTAGCTTACCAGCCATTGGATCCGAACCGAAGCGACGAAAGAGACCGGCACCAGTCCCAGAGCTAGCGAGAGCGAGGGCCAATGTACGCGATTTCTCCAGAGGTATCTGGAAACTCCCGGCCCAGTATCGTGAACGAGCCCCTATATTCTTCGACCCCCCGAGACCAGAGCTACCTGCTAGGCACGTGGTAGACCAACTGCTGCACGCCTATTGCAACTCGTCCCACTCCATGTTTCCGATCATACACATGCCATCGTTCCGATCTACTATCAACGACCTCTACAACAGCAATGCGTCCAACAGAATGTCCCCAGCCTGGCTTTCTATGTTCTTCGCAGTCCTGGCAACTGGCAGTCTCTTTAGCCCAACATCAGGCTCCCAGCCAAACTCCTTTTACGAACCTGCCGAATTTCTTGAGATGGTCAACAAGATGATTGACCCATGGTCTAACGACTTTACTCTGGAACATGCCCGGGCACTAACATTAGTAACTCTCTGCCTGAACGAGATGAACCTGAAGTCAGCGGCTTGGGGATGGTTGGGTAGGGCTGTCCGTGTTTCTCAAGATCTCGGCATGCACGTTGAATCAGGACCATGGCCAGTGATTGAAGGAGAGATGCGACGCAGGACCTGGTGGATGATATACATACTGGATAGGACCCTGGCTACTGAGCTGAGCCGACCTGTTCTgatcgacgacgacgactgTGACGTGTCATTGCCAGCCGGGGTTGACGATCAGTTTATCCACGAAGGAGGCATGTTAGTACCTACGGGGGCGGAACCTTTGACTCACTCTCTACTCGCCGTTATCCATGTTGTACGGTCGTATTCGTCGCTTCTTACAGCGCTGAGACCCCAGTCGATGTCATCAGTTCATCTCTCAACCCTTGACACCCATCTAAAGAAATGTCTGAACACCTTTCCGCCAGCATGCGATCCTTCGAGCAGCGTGCCCCTTGCACCTGGCTTTCTTGCTCCGTTGGCATACCTATTCCACGCTCGACTTCTCCTACATCGGCATCATCTCGATCCTGTGTACCCCCTCGAGGCTCGGATGGCTTCTCTCGAAAGCTGTACTCACATTGCTCTCGAGACCGTATCTCTACTCCATCGATTAAACGGAAGCCTCTTGGCCGACAGTGCAACTACCTTGTTGACAACGCACATATTCCGCTGTGCCCTATTTCTTCTCCTTACAGGTTACATAGACCCTGCAGTGACGGCTGTGAGAGCACTGGCTTCTATCGATCGACAAAGAGATATCACAATCGCTTGCGGTCGTTACCTGTCGTTCTTTGTATCCGCCTTGGCAGCTAAGAGAGTTGAGTGTACAAACTACCTAACAAGGAGTGCTCCGCCGCACTTTGGTTCTTCAAGGCCATCGATAGACCAAGCAGCTCTTCTACAGATGCTGTCACGCGACGAGGATTTGATTGTGTACGTTTCCGCTGATCTTCAAGCATCAACTGATGCCTCGTGGCTTTGGGCAGGCCTAGAGCGAGAGGTCCATTTGCACCAGTCCCCGTCGCCGTTTCAGCATCCTACATCGGCCACCAGAAACGAGTTGTTTAGCCCTGAGGCTCGAACGGGACTGGACGAAGTCGACAACAAAGATTGGGGTGGATGGGCAAGGCTCGAGACGGCCATTCGTGGACTGGATGGTGTGCCAGCCACGACTCCGACCCCCTCGAGTGCAACTTGGACGCTACCTCCGCCCATCAAGAGCGAGACGCCTGGCCCAGCGGTGGAACTCCCAAGGCTAGGCGATGTGTCGCGTTTCGGGCCCGAGATACCCAAGTTGGGCGAGGGAAGTACAGCGGTGAGCCCTGTGGCAGGGGGCAGCAGGACACCGAGTGGAAGCGCAACCGCCCCAACTACCAGCAAAGAGCGGTTGAGCATCGccaatattatataa